In one window of Protaetiibacter larvae DNA:
- a CDS encoding glycosyltransferase family 4 protein, which translates to MTQLRVILEQLVSPVPGGIGRYTAELTRALIATAPPGADVIGFVPSSHPDLYADVERRLPGLARLDKSVLDRRMLAEAWRHGFVERSARGMVHAMSLMAPLVRHDRVHDPGTQIVVTIHDAIPWTHPETLTRRGVAWHRAMARRAERHADAVIVPTHAVAEDLRRYLDLGDRIRVVGGALGTELKLPDDPVARADELKLPQRFVLSVGTLEPRKGLGPLIQAMRELPAEIELVIVGPEGWGGIRIEDLAREAGVSGRVHALGRLDDSDLAVALGAAEVVAVPSLAEGFGLPLLEAFAFGAPVVHSDAAALVEVAGGAGYIVAREDAAGYPRRLGEAIGEVLADASLAERLRVLGADRAHAFSWRDSAEKVWQLHADL; encoded by the coding sequence ATGACACAGCTTCGTGTCATCCTCGAGCAGCTCGTCTCCCCCGTGCCGGGCGGCATCGGCCGCTACACGGCAGAACTGACTCGGGCGCTCATCGCCACCGCACCCCCCGGCGCCGACGTGATCGGCTTCGTCCCGTCGAGCCACCCCGACCTCTACGCCGACGTGGAACGGCGGCTTCCCGGGCTCGCGAGGCTCGACAAGTCCGTCCTCGACCGCCGGATGCTGGCCGAGGCGTGGCGTCATGGATTCGTCGAGCGCTCGGCGCGCGGGATGGTCCACGCGATGAGTCTCATGGCTCCGCTGGTCCGCCATGATCGGGTCCACGATCCCGGGACGCAGATCGTGGTCACGATCCACGACGCCATCCCCTGGACCCACCCTGAGACGCTCACCCGACGCGGCGTCGCCTGGCATCGCGCGATGGCGCGCCGCGCCGAGCGCCACGCCGATGCCGTCATCGTGCCGACGCACGCGGTCGCGGAGGATCTGCGACGGTACCTCGATCTCGGCGATCGGATCCGCGTGGTCGGTGGTGCGCTCGGAACGGAGCTGAAGCTCCCAGACGACCCTGTCGCGCGCGCCGACGAGCTGAAGCTTCCCCAGCGCTTCGTCCTGAGCGTCGGAACCCTCGAGCCGCGGAAGGGACTCGGGCCGCTGATCCAGGCGATGCGCGAGCTGCCGGCGGAGATTGAGCTCGTGATCGTCGGCCCCGAGGGCTGGGGCGGGATCCGTATCGAGGACCTCGCACGCGAAGCGGGGGTGTCCGGTCGGGTTCACGCACTCGGTCGGCTCGACGACTCCGACCTTGCAGTCGCCCTGGGGGCCGCTGAAGTGGTCGCGGTTCCGAGTCTTGCCGAAGGCTTCGGCCTGCCCCTGCTCGAAGCGTTCGCGTTCGGCGCCCCCGTCGTCCATTCGGATGCCGCGGCACTCGTCGAAGTCGCGGGCGGCGCCGGGTACATCGTCGCGCGCGAGGATGCCGCGGGCTATCCCCGTCGTCTCGGCGAGGCGATCGGAGAGGTGCTCGCCGATGCCTCTCTTGCGGAGCGCCTGCGGGTTCTGGGCGCCGATCGCGCTCACGCGTTCAGCTGGCGCGACTCGGCGGAGAAGGTCTGGCAGCTGCACGCCGATCTGTGA
- a CDS encoding class I SAM-dependent methyltransferase yields MDALRPRTLVELGTHTGFSFFAFAELADRLGLDTRLFALDSWEGDDHAGFYDESVYESVKAIAEADFPHRTELIRGYFSESAPRIDDNSVELLHIDGRHGYEDVREDFEEYLPKVADNGVVLFHDCYEFREGFGVHRFWDEIADRWPSFRFHHGHGLGVLAVGTDVPDSVLAFIEYANSHEHEVRDFYAQLGARVTEEYVVREQAARAGALEAEIADLRASTSWKVTSPLRALGALRLRGRS; encoded by the coding sequence ATGGATGCGTTGCGTCCTCGCACTCTGGTCGAGCTGGGGACGCACACCGGCTTCTCGTTCTTCGCCTTCGCCGAGTTGGCGGATCGGCTCGGGCTCGACACCCGACTGTTCGCGCTCGACAGCTGGGAGGGCGACGACCACGCGGGGTTCTACGACGAGTCGGTGTACGAGTCGGTGAAGGCGATCGCCGAGGCGGATTTCCCCCATCGAACCGAGCTCATTCGGGGGTACTTCTCCGAGTCGGCGCCGCGGATCGACGACAACAGCGTGGAGCTGCTTCACATCGACGGCCGCCACGGCTATGAGGACGTCCGGGAGGACTTCGAGGAGTACCTGCCGAAGGTCGCGGACAACGGGGTGGTGCTGTTCCACGACTGCTATGAGTTCCGTGAGGGATTCGGAGTCCATCGATTCTGGGATGAGATCGCGGACCGCTGGCCGTCGTTCCGGTTCCACCACGGACATGGCCTCGGAGTTCTCGCGGTCGGTACAGATGTGCCCGACTCCGTGCTGGCCTTCATCGAATACGCCAACTCCCACGAGCACGAGGTGAGGGACTTCTACGCCCAGCTCGGCGCGCGTGTCACGGAAGAATACGTGGTGCGCGAACAGGCGGCACGGGCAGGAGCCCTCGAAGCCGAGATCGCGGACCTTCGAGCGAGCACGAGCTGGAAGGTCACCTCGCCCCTGCGGGCGCTCGGGGCTCTCCGCCTCCGCGGGCGATCGTAG